CTTGGAATCCTCGAGTACGCCATGGACGCGAGGCTGCCGCAACGCTTCGCGCTCGTGTACGCGGCGGCCGACCCGCGCGAGTTCGTCTTTGCCGACCGCATCGACGCGCTTGCCGCCGCGCGGCCGGGCTGGAGCGTCGTCTACACGGTCACGGAGCCCAAGGAGCACGACCTCGCGTGGCCCGAGTTCGGCGGGCGCGTGGGCCGCATCGACGCAGACCTCGTGAGCACTGTGGCCCCGCCCGACGGGCGGACGACCTACTACGCGTCGGGGCCGCGGAAAACCGTGGAGCGCTTGCGCGAGACGCTGCTGTCGCTCGACGTGCCCGAAGCGCGGATTCGGCAGGAAGTGTTCCTCGGGTACTGACGGGGGACCGGAGCCGACGACGGACGCGC
The window above is part of the Candidatus Thermoplasmatota archaeon genome. Proteins encoded here:
- a CDS encoding FAD-dependent oxidoreductase, yielding MRQRAVETGVLGVREETPTVRSIRVPRPPALRWVAGQHASVGLATPAGVERRLLSIASSPLRDEMWFASARGSSTFKRAFFALAEGGSVQVAAPEGDFVLDPDAASHVLLTEGIGVTAALGILEYAMDARLPQRFALVYAAADPREFVFADRIDALAAARPGWSVVYTVTEPKEHDLAWPEFGGRVGRIDADLVSTVAPPDGRTTYYASGPRKTVERLRETLLSLDVPEARIRQEVFLGY